One window of the Chryseobacterium sp. CY350 genome contains the following:
- a CDS encoding ABC transporter ATP-binding protein produces the protein MIYGTLFLTFLGAITAQVNAVVLKYTVDEVEKLTKLPSPMSEGIHVLIVISLILLGKEIANIFISFGQKFYGEKIRINVSSVLAQSAIDKILTYKVAYFSDENHASGKLQTRIDRGIESLTKLVQNFFIDILPMFSNAIIALVIMYMQNVYVGLVSTIIVPIYFYVTSMQAKKLGGVRRQLRNQREQKTSGLLNLINSILVIKSFVREKFEGKKQFDLQMQLMESQMYTRKTSFIYEGLKTFIEQIGVVLIILLTVYLVLNQQMTIGAIMLHIMLFNNVSSPIRQLHRIYDDMNDAMIYAEGYFEILNADNEEEPNGTFIENEIAGNFELKNIDFTYPNGTKALHNVSMVIENGKTTALVGLSGAGKSTIINLLCKFYLPDSGEILLDKVDLNQYDNTFLRGDLGLVLQKNHIFQGSIEDNIRYGNMNASFEEIQEAAKKAYLHEQILDLKEKYQHDATQLSGGQQQRIAIARLFLKNPPIIFLDEPTASLDAIATEQIKNSLDAIKEGRTVVIISHSLSQILDSDKIYVMKKGEVVESGTHDELVQMNGTYREIFDASARSLNLDKLVNSFKN, from the coding sequence ATGATTTACGGAACCTTATTTCTTACATTTTTGGGAGCAATTACGGCTCAGGTAAATGCTGTAGTGCTGAAATATACAGTTGACGAAGTTGAGAAATTAACTAAACTTCCCAGTCCGATGTCGGAGGGTATTCATGTCCTTATCGTTATTTCGTTAATCCTTTTAGGAAAAGAAATTGCCAACATTTTTATCAGTTTCGGGCAGAAATTTTATGGCGAAAAAATCAGAATTAATGTAAGTTCGGTTTTGGCACAATCTGCAATTGATAAGATTTTAACGTACAAAGTTGCCTATTTCAGTGACGAAAATCACGCTTCAGGAAAATTGCAGACCAGAATTGATCGCGGTATTGAGAGCTTAACCAAGCTTGTTCAAAATTTTTTTATCGACATTTTACCAATGTTCTCTAATGCCATTATTGCTTTGGTCATTATGTATATGCAGAATGTTTACGTTGGTTTGGTTTCTACAATTATTGTCCCTATTTATTTTTATGTAACATCGATGCAGGCGAAAAAATTGGGTGGTGTAAGAAGACAGCTTCGTAATCAACGTGAGCAGAAAACTTCAGGATTATTAAATTTAATCAATTCAATATTAGTAATTAAAAGCTTCGTGCGCGAAAAATTTGAAGGTAAAAAACAGTTTGATCTTCAGATGCAATTGATGGAAAGCCAGATGTATACGCGGAAAACCAGTTTTATATATGAAGGTTTAAAGACGTTCATCGAGCAGATTGGTGTTGTTCTTATTATTTTATTGACAGTTTATCTGGTGCTGAATCAGCAAATGACAATCGGTGCGATTATGCTTCATATTATGTTATTTAACAACGTTTCATCGCCTATCAGACAGCTTCATAGAATTTATGATGATATGAATGATGCAATGATTTATGCGGAAGGTTATTTCGAAATTTTAAATGCTGATAACGAAGAAGAACCAAACGGAACTTTTATTGAAAATGAAATTGCTGGAAATTTTGAACTGAAAAATATCGATTTTACTTATCCAAACGGTACAAAAGCATTACACAATGTTTCGATGGTTATCGAAAACGGGAAAACTACCGCTTTGGTGGGACTCAGTGGTGCCGGAAAATCTACCATCATCAACCTTTTATGCAAATTTTATCTTCCGGATTCAGGTGAAATTTTATTGGATAAAGTTGACTTAAACCAGTATGACAATACATTTTTACGAGGTGATCTCGGTTTGGTTTTACAGAAAAATCACATCTTTCAGGGAAGTATTGAAGACAATATTCGCTACGGAAATATGAATGCGAGTTTTGAGGAAATTCAGGAGGCAGCGAAAAAAGCCTATCTCCACGAGCAGATTTTAGATTTAAAAGAAAAATATCAGCATGATGCTACCCAGCTTTCAGGAGGACAACAGCAGAGAATTGCCATTGCGAGATTATTCTTAAAAAACCCACCGATTATATTTCTTGATGAACCTACGGCAAGTCTGGATGCGATTGCCACGGAACAGATCAAAAATTCACTGGATGCGATTAAAGAAGGAAGAACGGTGGTAATTATTTCACATTCACTTTCCCAGATTTTAGATTCCGATAAAATTTATGTGATGAAAAAAGGCGAAGTGGTAGAAAGCGGAACGCATGACGAATTAGTGCAAATGAATGGAACGTACCGGGAAATTTTTGATGCTTCGGCGAGAAGTTTGAATCTTGATAAACTGGTGAATTCTTTCAAGAACTAA
- the hmpA gene encoding NO-inducible flavohemoprotein: MTNDQKNLINSTVPILKSNGIDLTKHFYSRMFMHNPELKNVFNMGNQASGKQQNALAGAVLAYAEHIENPEVLIDVLKSIGNKHVSLNITPEQYDIVGLHLIASIKEVLGETADDNLIEAWNEAYNELAQIMISIENDMYQSTMNKTGGWKGWRKFVITDIVEESSEIKSFYLQPKDQKAIADYFPGQYISIKIFVPTLAHEQTRQYSLSSAYTEKQYRISVKREVSNDRLFEGIVSNEMHRKKTGDEVWVTAPSGVFYEEFIIQRPRIFISGGVGVTPLLSMLETNKNNLEKNNVVWLHSCRNEKVHAFKERINHLSDENSWLTTHIFYENDEETTDKNVKKGRINLHEMKDDVLLENAKYYICGPDAFIKVQYNSLLELGIPKEDILYEEFGPQLLNFN, translated from the coding sequence ATGACAAACGATCAAAAAAATTTAATTAACTCTACCGTTCCGATTTTGAAGAGCAATGGTATCGATCTCACCAAACATTTCTATTCCAGAATGTTTATGCATAATCCCGAATTGAAAAATGTTTTCAATATGGGAAACCAAGCCAGTGGTAAACAGCAAAATGCTCTAGCTGGGGCTGTTCTTGCATATGCCGAACACATAGAAAACCCAGAAGTTCTGATTGATGTCTTGAAATCTATCGGAAACAAACATGTAAGTCTGAACATTACTCCTGAGCAATACGATATTGTGGGGCTGCATCTTATTGCATCTATCAAAGAAGTTTTGGGAGAAACTGCTGACGATAATTTAATAGAAGCCTGGAACGAGGCGTACAATGAGCTTGCTCAAATAATGATTTCTATTGAAAACGATATGTATCAATCTACCATGAATAAAACCGGCGGCTGGAAAGGTTGGCGAAAATTTGTGATTACAGATATTGTAGAAGAAAGTAGCGAAATAAAATCGTTTTATCTGCAACCCAAAGACCAGAAAGCGATTGCAGATTATTTTCCGGGGCAGTATATTTCTATAAAAATATTTGTACCAACTTTAGCACATGAGCAAACGAGACAATACAGCCTGTCTTCTGCATATACTGAAAAACAGTACCGAATTTCTGTAAAAAGAGAAGTCTCTAATGACCGTCTTTTCGAAGGTATTGTTTCTAATGAAATGCATCGTAAAAAAACAGGTGATGAAGTGTGGGTTACTGCTCCTTCTGGCGTTTTCTATGAAGAATTCATTATTCAACGTCCACGTATTTTCATCAGTGGTGGTGTTGGGGTAACGCCTTTACTGAGCATGTTGGAAACTAACAAAAATAATCTTGAAAAAAATAATGTCGTTTGGCTGCACAGTTGCAGAAATGAAAAAGTACATGCTTTCAAGGAGAGAATTAATCATTTATCCGATGAAAATAGTTGGCTGACAACGCATATTTTTTATGAAAATGACGAAGAAACTACTGACAAAAATGTTAAAAAAGGGAGAATCAATTTGCATGAGATGAAAGACGATGTGTTGTTAGAAAATGCAAAGTATTACATTTGTGGACCAGACGCTTTTATTAAAGTTCAATACAACTCTTTATTAGAATTGGGTATTCCGAAAGAAGATATCTTGTACGAAGAGTTTGGCCCCCAACTTTTAAATTTTAATTAA
- a CDS encoding Rrf2 family transcriptional regulator has product MKLNHFTDYSMRVLIFLDKKEENNSASLDEISEKLNILRNNLIKVVQFLSKEELVLTKRGKSGGITISKKAQNMGLGDMIQLLQQEKFPIINCQAKSCIFISYNCQLKSFLDIAYQAFLASLNQHRLSDLVFQNWGQIFNSKQQ; this is encoded by the coding sequence ATGAAACTGAACCACTTTACCGATTACAGCATGAGAGTCTTGATTTTTTTAGACAAAAAAGAAGAAAACAATTCTGCTTCTTTAGATGAGATATCAGAAAAACTCAACATCTTAAGAAATAATCTCATCAAAGTGGTTCAGTTTTTATCTAAAGAAGAGCTGGTACTAACAAAACGAGGAAAAAGTGGAGGAATTACTATTTCAAAAAAAGCCCAAAATATGGGATTAGGAGATATGATACAATTACTACAACAAGAGAAATTTCCAATTATCAACTGTCAGGCGAAATCGTGTATTTTTATTTCATACAATTGCCAACTGAAGTCTTTTTTAGATATTGCATACCAAGCATTTTTAGCCAGCCTGAATCAGCATCGATTATCTGATTTAGTTTTCCAAAACTGGGGACAGATTTTCAACAGCAAACAGCAATGA
- a CDS encoding DUF2798 domain-containing protein has translation MNIIYKSFLITMVITFTLNIVNNNYQLPNHFFQLWLKSWSIAFGVTLLFNFILFPSIKTLQNKIKNCN, from the coding sequence ATGAATATTATTTATAAAAGCTTCCTTATCACCATGGTTATTACATTTACCCTGAATATTGTCAATAACAACTACCAACTACCTAATCACTTTTTTCAGCTTTGGCTCAAGTCTTGGAGCATCGCTTTCGGGGTGACTTTGTTGTTTAATTTCATTCTTTTTCCGTCGATAAAAACATTACAAAATAAAATAAAGAACTGCAATTAA
- the hemB gene encoding porphobilinogen synthase, whose product MIYSRNRRLRVNESMRGLVRECSLSTDNFVMPIFVMEGENKEEAISSMPGIFRRSIDLTVKECKELFSLGVKAVNLYMKVSEHLKDNTGKEAWNKDGLMQNTIKAIKDAIPEMVIMPDVALDPYSIYGHDGIIENGKILNDATNEALARMSVSHAEAGADIVAPSDMMDGRVLAIREALEDSGFHDVGILSYAAKYASSFYGPFRSALDSAPKDDMEIPKDKKTYQMDFHNSREALNEVFKDVEEGADIIMIKPGLPYLDIVAKVREVIDLPIAVYNVSGEYAMLKAAAQNGWLDNDKAIIESLTCFKRAGADMIFTYAAKEAAILLNR is encoded by the coding sequence ATGATATATTCAAGAAACAGAAGATTACGAGTAAATGAATCTATGAGAGGATTGGTGAGAGAATGCAGCCTTTCTACAGACAATTTTGTAATGCCGATTTTTGTGATGGAAGGTGAAAATAAAGAAGAGGCAATTTCATCAATGCCCGGAATTTTCAGGAGAAGTATCGATCTGACGGTAAAAGAATGTAAAGAATTATTTTCTTTAGGCGTAAAAGCGGTCAATCTGTACATGAAAGTTTCAGAACACTTAAAGGACAATACCGGAAAAGAAGCCTGGAACAAAGACGGACTGATGCAAAATACGATCAAAGCAATCAAAGATGCGATTCCTGAAATGGTAATTATGCCTGACGTCGCATTAGATCCATATTCAATTTACGGTCATGACGGAATTATTGAAAACGGAAAAATTCTGAATGATGCAACTAATGAAGCTTTAGCAAGAATGTCAGTTTCTCATGCAGAAGCTGGAGCAGATATTGTGGCACCGAGTGACATGATGGATGGAAGAGTTTTAGCGATTCGTGAAGCATTAGAAGATAGCGGTTTTCACGATGTTGGGATTTTAAGTTATGCTGCAAAATATGCAAGTTCGTTTTATGGACCATTCCGAAGTGCCTTAGACAGTGCGCCAAAGGATGATATGGAAATTCCAAAAGATAAAAAGACCTATCAGATGGATTTTCACAATTCACGTGAAGCTTTAAATGAAGTATTTAAAGATGTGGAAGAAGGTGCAGATATTATTATGATCAAACCAGGTTTACCGTATTTGGATATTGTTGCAAAAGTTCGTGAAGTGATCGATTTGCCAATTGCAGTTTACAATGTGAGCGGAGAATATGCGATGCTGAAAGCTGCAGCACAAAACGGTTGGTTAGATAATGACAAAGCGATTATTGAAAGTCTTACGTGCTTCAAAAGAGCAGGAGCTGATATGATTTTCACCTATGCTGCGAAAGAAGCTGCAATTCTTTTAAACAGGTAA
- a CDS encoding T9SS type A sorting domain-containing protein produces the protein MKKILLLIIFMGAFVGFSDNLKAQIKEPSSTSQKSDDGVLTAYPNPAKDFLVVKAKDASLKIKSVIFYSILGTQVANYNVNTNRAEINIEKLKPGKYLIRYILSDNTQKVTQIVKQ, from the coding sequence ATGAAAAAAATTCTACTTTTAATTATATTTATGGGCGCTTTTGTTGGTTTTTCCGACAATCTTAAAGCACAGATAAAGGAACCTTCTTCAACTTCTCAGAAGTCTGACGATGGCGTTCTTACTGCATACCCAAATCCTGCTAAAGACTTTTTGGTGGTAAAAGCCAAAGACGCATCTTTAAAAATTAAATCAGTCATTTTCTATTCTATATTAGGGACGCAGGTTGCTAATTATAATGTCAACACCAACAGAGCAGAAATTAATATTGAAAAATTAAAACCCGGAAAGTATCTTATTCGCTACATTCTCAGCGACAATACGCAAAAGGTTACTCAAATAGTAAAACAATAA
- a CDS encoding ABC transporter ATP-binding protein, producing the protein MLKAEHITKTYNAGKKTALEDFSIHVPKGSIYGLLGPNGAGKTSFIRIINQITQADSGNVFINGEKLNPTHIKDIGYMPEERGLYKNMSVGDQILYFGELKGMKKNDALNEAKKWFEKLHIDQWWKKKLSELSKGMAQKIQFVVTVLHRPHLLILDEPFSGFDPVNANLIKDQIIELKNNGTTIILSTHRMESVEEMCDYVALIDNSKKIIDGRVFDVREKFKKNIFGITLSDVNNEQLQNFQNKYEVFNLSEQNNLISFDLKNTVNQNDILLDLVQAGKVRSFDEKIPSMNEVFINAVGNHS; encoded by the coding sequence ATGCTAAAAGCTGAACACATTACTAAAACTTACAACGCAGGAAAAAAAACAGCCTTGGAAGATTTTAGCATTCATGTGCCGAAAGGAAGTATCTACGGTCTTTTGGGACCCAACGGAGCAGGAAAAACCTCTTTCATTCGTATCATCAATCAAATTACACAGGCAGATTCCGGAAATGTTTTCATCAATGGTGAAAAGCTGAATCCAACTCACATCAAAGACATCGGATATATGCCTGAAGAACGTGGTTTGTACAAAAACATGAGCGTTGGAGATCAGATTCTCTATTTCGGAGAACTGAAAGGAATGAAAAAAAATGATGCATTGAATGAAGCTAAAAAATGGTTTGAAAAACTGCATATCGATCAATGGTGGAAGAAAAAACTGTCAGAACTTTCAAAAGGAATGGCTCAGAAAATACAGTTTGTAGTGACTGTACTTCACAGACCGCATTTATTAATTCTTGACGAACCATTTTCAGGTTTTGATCCTGTGAATGCCAATTTAATTAAAGATCAAATCATTGAACTTAAGAACAACGGAACAACAATTATCCTCTCTACCCACAGAATGGAAAGTGTAGAAGAAATGTGTGATTATGTTGCATTAATTGATAATTCTAAGAAGATCATTGACGGTAGAGTTTTTGACGTAAGAGAAAAATTCAAGAAAAATATTTTTGGAATTACACTTTCTGATGTTAACAATGAGCAACTTCAAAATTTTCAAAATAAATATGAGGTTTTCAACTTATCGGAACAAAACAATTTGATTTCGTTTGACCTGAAAAATACGGTGAATCAAAATGATATATTGCTTGATCTTGTACAAGCCGGAAAAGTAAGATCATTTGACGAGAAAATTCCAAGTATGAATGAAGTGTTTATTAACGCCGTAGGTAATCATTCTTAA
- a CDS encoding ABC transporter permease, with product MNNIYLITKREFLTQVKKKSFILLTLLAPLMIIGFGAVIGLMFKANESHNVIEVVDNSGLFKGQLKSNDKLEYIFVPVADEKSKIKNLKGNESLDGILVLPQISSNNFDDLEKNTRLVVNTKIGLDTKQRIISDISNVIKKEKIKQLGIAESQLNNLDKSFELKTINVSEDNKEDSDLAFGVKTGLSLGLMYVTFMFIIIYGVRVMRSVLEEKNNRVVEIIISSVKPFELMMGKILGVTMVALTQFIVWISMSVIGALVLNTGFNSIQKNIPGGEEGVLNKLDILQIFTQISHSLLDLNFPLIIFVFIVFFLLGYIFYSSIYAAIGSAVDNETETQQFTLFAILPLTLGMYGSFSLMNNPDGPLGFWLSIIPFTSPVAMIARIPYGVPAWEIALSIFLLLATTIFMIFLAGKIYRVGILMYGNKATLKELWKWIRS from the coding sequence ATGAACAATATATATTTAATTACAAAAAGAGAATTTCTTACGCAGGTTAAGAAAAAATCATTCATCTTACTGACTTTACTAGCTCCACTAATGATCATCGGATTTGGTGCCGTGATCGGATTGATGTTTAAAGCCAACGAATCTCACAACGTTATTGAAGTGGTTGACAACAGCGGACTTTTTAAAGGTCAGCTAAAATCTAATGACAAACTGGAATATATTTTTGTTCCCGTTGCTGATGAAAAATCAAAAATAAAAAATCTCAAAGGAAATGAATCTTTAGATGGAATTTTAGTTTTACCTCAGATTTCTAGTAATAATTTTGATGATTTAGAGAAAAACACGAGATTAGTCGTCAACACTAAGATCGGTCTTGATACTAAACAGCGCATCATCTCTGATATTAGCAATGTAATTAAGAAAGAGAAAATCAAACAATTAGGCATTGCAGAATCTCAGCTTAATAATCTTGATAAAAGTTTTGAACTTAAAACCATCAATGTTTCTGAAGACAATAAAGAAGATTCTGATCTTGCTTTTGGGGTGAAAACCGGATTGAGTTTAGGATTGATGTACGTTACTTTTATGTTTATCATTATTTACGGAGTTCGTGTCATGAGAAGTGTTTTGGAAGAGAAAAACAATAGAGTGGTAGAAATTATCATTTCATCGGTAAAACCTTTCGAACTGATGATGGGGAAGATTCTTGGGGTTACTATGGTTGCTCTGACACAGTTTATCGTTTGGATATCGATGTCTGTAATTGGAGCTTTAGTTTTGAACACAGGGTTTAATTCTATTCAGAAAAACATTCCAGGCGGAGAAGAAGGTGTTTTAAATAAATTAGATATTCTACAAATATTTACACAGATTTCTCATAGTTTATTGGATTTAAATTTTCCATTAATTATCTTTGTATTTATTGTATTTTTCCTTTTAGGGTATATCTTTTACAGTTCGATTTATGCTGCAATCGGTTCAGCAGTAGATAACGAAACCGAAACACAGCAATTTACTTTATTTGCAATCTTACCATTGACTTTAGGAATGTACGGAAGTTTCTCTTTAATGAATAATCCTGACGGACCGCTAGGTTTTTGGTTATCAATTATTCCTTTCACATCGCCTGTTGCGATGATTGCAAGAATTCCTTACGGCGTTCCAGCTTGGGAAATCGCTTTATCAATCTTTTTACTTCTGGCAACAACTATTTTTATGATTTTCTTAGCAGGAAAGATTTACCGAGTAGGAATTTTGATGTATGGAAATAAGGCGACTTTGAAGGAACTTTGGAAATGGATCAGAAGTTAA
- a CDS encoding porin family protein, with the protein MKKILLTSALALSTMSFAQIDFSSTRFGVTVGGNYSRVKNAHNPSGARYAFQGGVLALIPMGGANQFYLQPEITYYGAGESGKNKDSKGADGYDAVYANNYLSVPIYFKGYFSEAESEFFGMIGPRFNFLLSQNVKNVPAGRPYYDPDVSVPNNPQISGKANSFNFAVGVGVGYSYKRQLELALKYDFGVSNTYPNLIEDFTKDPNTVKKKSEQVLSVTLSYIFE; encoded by the coding sequence ATGAAAAAAATTTTATTAACATCAGCTTTAGCACTTTCTACAATGTCTTTCGCTCAGATCGACTTCAGTAGTACAAGATTTGGTGTTACAGTTGGTGGAAACTATTCGAGAGTAAAAAATGCACACAATCCTTCAGGAGCCAGATATGCTTTTCAGGGTGGTGTTTTAGCACTGATCCCGATGGGTGGCGCGAACCAGTTTTATCTTCAGCCGGAGATCACATATTACGGAGCCGGAGAATCTGGTAAAAATAAAGATTCAAAAGGTGCGGATGGCTATGATGCGGTGTATGCAAACAATTATCTGAGTGTACCGATTTATTTTAAAGGATATTTTTCTGAAGCAGAATCAGAATTTTTTGGAATGATTGGCCCAAGATTTAATTTTTTGCTAAGTCAAAATGTTAAAAATGTACCTGCTGGAAGACCCTACTATGATCCGGATGTATCAGTTCCGAACAATCCACAGATCAGCGGAAAGGCAAACAGTTTTAATTTCGCAGTGGGAGTGGGAGTAGGATACAGTTACAAAAGACAACTCGAATTAGCTTTAAAATATGACTTCGGAGTTTCAAACACATATCCGAATCTGATTGAAGATTTCACCAAAGACCCGAATACGGTGAAAAAGAAATCTGAACAGGTTCTTAGTGTAACCCTAAGTTATATTTTTGAATAA
- the sucD gene encoding succinate--CoA ligase subunit alpha gives MSILVNKDSKVIVQGFTGNEGTFHAGQMIEYGTNVVGGVTPGKGGSEHLGKPVFNTVADAVAKAGANVSIIFVPPAFAADAIMEAAEAGIKVIVCITEGIPVADMVKVKSYIADKECRLIGPNCPGIITSDEAKIGIMPGFVFKKGKVGIVSKSGTLTYEAADQVVKAGYGVSTAIGIGGDPIIGTTTREALELFINDPETEAVVMIGEIGGGLEAEAARWYKASGSTKPVVGFIAGQTAPKGRTMGHAGAIVGGDEDTAQAKMEIMRENGINVVDSPADIGVTVAKVLG, from the coding sequence ATGTCAATTTTAGTAAACAAAGATTCTAAAGTAATTGTACAGGGTTTTACTGGTAACGAAGGTACTTTCCACGCTGGTCAGATGATCGAGTACGGTACAAACGTAGTAGGTGGCGTTACTCCAGGAAAAGGAGGTAGCGAGCACTTAGGAAAGCCGGTATTTAATACTGTTGCTGACGCTGTTGCAAAAGCAGGAGCTAATGTAAGTATTATTTTCGTACCGCCTGCATTTGCTGCAGACGCTATCATGGAAGCTGCTGAAGCGGGTATTAAAGTAATCGTATGTATTACGGAAGGTATTCCTGTTGCAGACATGGTAAAAGTAAAATCTTATATCGCTGACAAAGAGTGCAGATTGATCGGGCCAAACTGTCCTGGAATCATCACGTCTGATGAAGCTAAAATTGGTATTATGCCAGGTTTCGTTTTCAAAAAAGGTAAAGTAGGAATCGTTTCAAAATCGGGAACACTTACTTATGAAGCTGCTGATCAGGTTGTAAAAGCTGGTTACGGTGTTTCTACAGCAATCGGAATTGGTGGTGACCCAATTATTGGCACTACTACAAGAGAAGCTTTAGAATTATTCATCAACGATCCGGAAACTGAAGCGGTTGTAATGATCGGTGAAATCGGTGGCGGTCTTGAGGCTGAAGCTGCAAGATGGTACAAAGCCAGTGGTTCTACAAAACCTGTTGTTGGTTTCATCGCGGGTCAAACTGCTCCTAAAGGTAGAACGATGGGTCACGCAGGTGCTATCGTTGGTGGTGACGAAGACACGGCTCAGGCTAAAATGGAAATCATGAGAGAAAACGGTATCAATGTGGTAGATTCCCCTGCTGACATTGGTGTTACTGTAGCAAAAGTATTAGGATAA
- a CDS encoding UDP-3-O-(3-hydroxymyristoyl)glucosamine N-acyltransferase, translating into MTFHQPQKLKTIADLIGAKFVGSEDFQVFGTNEIHRVKSGEIVFVNHPKYYDKALNSAATIILIDKEVECPEGKALLISDDPFGDFNKINTHFTKIYNFTETLHDVEIGEGTKIHPSAVLGNNITIGKNTIVFPNVVIGDRTVIGNNVIIQSNTVLGGDAFYYRKLDGNFDRLISVGNVIIEDNVEIGNGCTIDRGVTDSTIIGEGSVLDNQIQIGHDTVIGKKCLIASQVGIAGCCIIGDEVTLWGQVGIASGNNIETGSVLLGKTGVNRDLKKGTYIGMFAEDYKTYLKKEVKLRNL; encoded by the coding sequence ATGACGTTTCATCAGCCACAAAAATTAAAAACAATTGCAGATCTTATCGGAGCAAAATTTGTGGGTTCCGAAGATTTTCAGGTTTTTGGCACCAACGAAATTCACAGAGTAAAATCAGGTGAAATCGTATTTGTAAACCATCCAAAATATTACGATAAAGCTTTAAATTCGGCTGCAACCATCATTCTAATTGATAAAGAAGTTGAGTGTCCGGAAGGAAAAGCACTTTTGATTTCAGACGATCCGTTTGGAGATTTCAATAAAATCAATACCCATTTCACGAAGATCTATAATTTCACAGAAACACTTCATGATGTGGAAATAGGAGAAGGTACAAAGATACATCCATCCGCAGTTTTGGGAAACAACATTACCATCGGGAAAAACACGATTGTATTCCCAAATGTAGTCATTGGAGACCGAACTGTGATCGGTAATAACGTCATCATTCAATCAAACACTGTTTTGGGCGGAGATGCTTTTTATTACAGAAAATTAGACGGAAATTTTGACCGTTTAATCTCTGTAGGAAACGTCATCATCGAAGACAACGTCGAAATTGGAAATGGTTGCACCATCGACAGAGGTGTGACAGATTCTACCATCATCGGTGAGGGTTCGGTTTTAGACAATCAGATTCAGATTGGTCATGATACGGTGATCGGAAAGAAATGTCTCATTGCTTCTCAGGTTGGTATTGCCGGCTGTTGTATCATTGGTGATGAGGTCACTTTGTGGGGACAGGTTGGCATTGCTTCAGGTAATAATATTGAAACAGGATCTGTACTTTTAGGCAAAACAGGGGTCAATAGAGATCTCAAAAAAGGAACTTACATTGGGATGTTCGCAGAAGATTACAAAACGTACCTCAAAAAAGAGGTGAAACTCAGAAATTTGTGA
- the efp gene encoding elongation factor P produces the protein MATSNDIKKGLCIEYSNDIFKVIEFMHVKPGKGPAFVRTKLKSVTNGKVIDNTFSAGHKIDEVKVITRKFQYLYDDENGFHFMNNEDFSQLYLDKEMIENSNLMKAGEEVTIILKEADETPLSAELPQSVYLEVVEADPGVKGNTATNALKNAIVETGARVMVPLFIEAGDKIKVSTEDGSYLERVKE, from the coding sequence ATGGCAACAAGTAACGATATAAAAAAAGGTCTTTGCATAGAGTACAGCAATGATATTTTTAAAGTAATCGAATTTATGCACGTAAAACCAGGAAAAGGTCCTGCTTTCGTAAGAACAAAATTAAAATCTGTAACCAACGGTAAAGTAATTGATAATACTTTTTCTGCAGGTCACAAAATCGACGAAGTAAAGGTAATTACAAGAAAATTCCAATATCTTTATGATGATGAGAACGGTTTCCACTTTATGAATAATGAAGATTTCTCTCAATTATATTTAGATAAAGAAATGATTGAAAATTCAAATCTGATGAAAGCAGGTGAAGAAGTGACGATCATTTTGAAAGAAGCTGACGAAACTCCGCTTTCTGCGGAATTACCACAGTCTGTTTACTTAGAAGTTGTAGAAGCAGATCCGGGCGTAAAAGGAAATACAGCAACAAATGCTCTGAAAAACGCAATCGTTGAGACAGGAGCTAGAGTGATGGTTCCTCTGTTCATCGAAGCAGGAGACAAAATTAAAGTAAGCACTGAAGACGGTTCTTATCTGGAAAGAGTAAAAGAATAA